A stretch of Vigna angularis cultivar LongXiaoDou No.4 chromosome 4, ASM1680809v1, whole genome shotgun sequence DNA encodes these proteins:
- the LOC108332037 gene encoding ABC transporter I family member 10 isoform X1: MNFPYLTSFSERVVAPLHATVPTTIIRGNKAESFAIEGRNLRFSFTTRQTQDVPVLRDCSIRIPCGQFWMLLGPNGCGKSTLLKILAGLLTPTSGTVNVNEPKSFVFQNPDHQVVLPTVDADVAFGLGKINLTHDEVRSRVSRALRAVGLTDYMKRSVQTLSGGQKQRVAIAGALAEACKVLLLDELTTFLDETDQVEARDFTFSVYKNSSDRHYCFLLGVIFFTDAFHQYDTFKLTEQCHGGSVYFSFRNSKQTDNLTCFQFSCLQLKMFILGIMKVVL; this comes from the exons ATGAATTTCCCATATCTTACTAGCTTCTCCGAACGTGTCGTTGCTCCTCTTCATGCCACAGTTCCCACTACAATTATCAG gggCAATAAGGCGGAGAGTTTTGCAATTGAAGGGCGTAATCTGAGATTCTCATTCACGACGAGGCAAACGCAAGATGTGCCTGTTCTTAGGGATTGTTCGATTCGCATTCCTTGCGGGCAGTTTTGGATGCTTCTTGGACCCAATGGGTGTGGAAAATCTACCCTCTTGAAG ATTTTGGCTGGTCTCTTGACCCCAACTTCAGGAACAGTGAATGTGAATGAACCTAAAAGTTTCGTTTTCCAAAATCCAGATCATCAG GTGGTGCTGCCTACTGTAGATGCTGATGTTGCATTTGGTCTTGGTAAGATCAATTTGACTCACGATGAAGTCAGGTCTAGGGTGTCGAGAGCTTTGCGTGCTGTAGGGCTGACTGACTACATGAAG AGATCTGTCCAAACTCTGAGTGGTGGTCAGAAGCAGAGGGTTGCCATTGCTGGTGCTCTAGCAGAAGCTTGTAAAGTTCTGTTGTTAGATGAGCTCACCACATTCTTAGATGAAACTGACCAG GTGGAAGCAAGGGACTTTACTTTCTCCGTCTACAAAAATAGTAGTGACCGTCACTATTGTTTCTTGCTTGGTGTCATTTTCTTTACGGATGCCTTTCATCAGTATGACACATTCAAGCTGACAGAACAATGCCATGGGGGCAGTGTCTATTTTAGCTTTCGGAATTCTAAACAAACAGATAACTTAACATGTTTTCAGTTTTCGTGCTTGCAGTTGAAGATGTTCATATTAGGTATTATGAAAGTTGTGTTGTAA
- the LOC108332038 gene encoding NAD(P)H-quinone oxidoreductase subunit O, chloroplastic encodes MAFSATLSYTTFPSLPRFPQILRTKRVHFRLIRAAQSGESETPESKSEGSSKAQSASASPKPPKKPVYSLKKGQIVRVDKEKYLNSINYLSVGHPPYYKGLDYIYEDRGEVLDMRIFETGEYALIAWVGIPTAPAWLPTYMLIKSEKLDYERL; translated from the exons ATGGCGTTCTCTGCAACTCTATCCTACACCACCTTCCCTTCGCTTCCTCGCTTCCCCCAAATTTTGAGAACAAAGAGAGTTCATTTCCGACTGATTCGTGCAGCACAGAGCGGTGAATCAGAGACCCCGGAGAGTAAGAGTGAAGGGTCATCTAAGGCTCAGTCTGCAAGTGCTTCTCCTAAGCCTCCCAAGAAACCAGTTTATTCCT TGAAGAAAGGTCAGATTGTGAGGGTGGACAAGGAGAAATATCTCAATAGCATCAAT TATCTTTCTGTTGGGCACCCACCTTATTACAAAGGATTAGACTACATTTATGAAGACCGTGGTGAG GTCCTGGATATGCGTATATTTGAAACAGGAGAGTATGCTCTT ATTGCATGGGTAGGGATTCCCACTGCTCCAGCTTGGCTTCCTACGTACATGCTTATCAAG TCAGAGAAGCTTGACTATGAGAGGCTATGA
- the LOC108332037 gene encoding ABC transporter I family member 10 isoform X2: MNFPYLTSFSERVVAPLHATVPTTIIRGNKAESFAIEGRNLRFSFTTRQTQDVPVLRDCSIRIPCGQFWMLLGPNGCGKSTLLKILAGLLTPTSGTVNVNEPKSFVFQNPDHQVVLPTVDADVAFGLGKINLTHDEVRSRVSRALRAVGLTDYMKRSVQTLSGGQKQRVAIAGALAEACKVLLLDELTTFLDETDQVGVIKAVRNSVDTSAEVTALWVTHRLEELEYADGAIYMEDGKVVMHGDAASIRSFIEARQSAYINQINS; the protein is encoded by the exons ATGAATTTCCCATATCTTACTAGCTTCTCCGAACGTGTCGTTGCTCCTCTTCATGCCACAGTTCCCACTACAATTATCAG gggCAATAAGGCGGAGAGTTTTGCAATTGAAGGGCGTAATCTGAGATTCTCATTCACGACGAGGCAAACGCAAGATGTGCCTGTTCTTAGGGATTGTTCGATTCGCATTCCTTGCGGGCAGTTTTGGATGCTTCTTGGACCCAATGGGTGTGGAAAATCTACCCTCTTGAAG ATTTTGGCTGGTCTCTTGACCCCAACTTCAGGAACAGTGAATGTGAATGAACCTAAAAGTTTCGTTTTCCAAAATCCAGATCATCAG GTGGTGCTGCCTACTGTAGATGCTGATGTTGCATTTGGTCTTGGTAAGATCAATTTGACTCACGATGAAGTCAGGTCTAGGGTGTCGAGAGCTTTGCGTGCTGTAGGGCTGACTGACTACATGAAG AGATCTGTCCAAACTCTGAGTGGTGGTCAGAAGCAGAGGGTTGCCATTGCTGGTGCTCTAGCAGAAGCTTGTAAAGTTCTGTTGTTAGATGAGCTCACCACATTCTTAGATGAAACTGACCAG GTCGGGGTTATCAAAGCTGTCAGGAACTCTGTGGATACCTCTGCAGAAGTTACGGCATTATGGGTCACCCATCGTTTGGAAGAACTAGAATATGCAGATGGTGCCATCTACATGGAGGATGGAAAAGTTGTCATGCATGGAGATGCAGCTAGCATTAGGAGTTTCATTGAAGCCAGACAATCTGCTTATATAAACCAGATCAATTCTTAA
- the LOC108331635 gene encoding mitogen-activated protein kinase kinase kinase 3 encodes MPTWWGKKSSKSKDQEDHHPHGGGGGGSTSVLHFNFIKPKTRPNKSFDEVVHVHNSPRASRDLAPSAADSDEKRGLPLPRPSVSSTQSFSIDQGLVFGSASVSGSSVSSSGSYEDHPSYHAQITGARAQGDVKFHVRSKSPGPGSRGPTSPTSPLHPKLPILSLDSPTGRQEDGRGECHPLPLPPGSPTSPSSSLSSARANGVAEHTTSNLSKWKKGKLLGRGTFGHVYLGFNSNSGQLCAIKEVRVVCDDQTSKECLKQLNQEINLLSQLSHSNIVQYYGSDLGEETLSVYLEYVSGGSIHKLLQEYGAFKEPVIQNYTRQIVSGLCYLHGRNTVHRDIKGANILVDPNGEIKLADFGMAKHINSSSSMLSFKGSPYWMAPEVVMNTNGYSLPVDIWSLGCTILEMATSKPPWNQYEGVAAIFKIGNSRDMPEIPDHLSSDAKNFIQQCLQRDPSARPTAQELLDHAFIRDQPATKATNVRITRDAFPCSFDGSRTPPPVLDHSNRTSINSLDGEYGTKPVPVTSRAVRSPRDNTRVITSLPVSPCSSPLRQYGPAHKSCFLSPPHPTYTLMGQNTLPSYPVRSNATFTLDPFHEKSFYKAHTPGGSPRRFI; translated from the exons ATGCCCACTTGGTGGGGTAAAAAGTCCAGCAAGAGCAAGGACCAAGAGGACCACCACCCGCatggcggcggcggcggcgggaGTACCAGCGttcttcacttcaacttcatcAAGCCCAAGACTAGGCCCAACAAGAGCTTCGACGAAGTTGTCCACGTCCACAATTCCCCACGCGCTAGCCGCGATTTAGCTCCCTCCGCCGCCGACTCCGACGAGAAGCGGGGGCTCCCCTTGCCTCGCCCCTCTGTCTCTTCCACGCAAAGCTTCAGCATCGACCAGGGCCTCGTCTTCGGATCTGCCTCCGTTTCAGGCTCTAGCGTCAGCTCCAGTGGCTCCTACGAGGACCATCCCTCATATCACGCTCAGATTACTGGTGCTAG AGCGCAAGGTGACGTGAAGTTCCATGTGAGGTCTAAAAGCCCAGGTCCTGGGTCAAGAGGGCCCACCAGCCCAACATCACCTCTTCATCCGAAGTTGCCTATTTTGAGCCTTGACTCTCCTACAGGCAGACAAGAAGACGGAAGGGGTGAATGCCATCCATTGCCTCTTCCACCGGGCTCTCCTACTagcccttcttcttctctttccagCGCTAGAGCAAATGGGGTGGCAGAACACACTACCAGTAACCTTTCAAAGTGGAAGAAGGGAAAGCTTCTAGGACGGGGAACTTTTGGGCATGTTTACCTGGGATTCAATAG TAATAGTGGACAATTGTGTGCAATAAAGGAAGTCAGGGTTGTCTGTGATGACCAAACGTCAAAAGAGTGCCTCAAACAACTTAATCAG GAGATCAATTTGCTCAGTCAGCTTTCACATTCAAACATTGTTCAATACTATGGGAGTGATTTG GGAGAAGAAACACTCTCCGTTTATTTGGAATATGTCTCTGGTGGTTCTATTCACAAATTACTTCAGGAATATGGGGCCTTCAAAGAGCCTGTTATTCAAAATTATACCAGGCAAATTGTCTCTGGTCTTTGCTATCTTCATGGGAGAAATACAGTGCATAG GGATATCAAGGGGGCTAACATACTAGTTGATCCTAATGGTGAAATCAAGCTGGCAGACTTTGGAATGGCCAAACAT ATAAATTCTTCTTCCTCCATGCTTTCTTTCAAAGGGAGTCCATACTGGATGGCACCTGAG GTTGTAATGAATACAAATGGCTATAGCCTTCCTGTTGATATATGGAGCTTGGGATGCACAATTCTTGAAATGGCAACATCAAAGCCTCCCTGGAATCAATATGAAGGG GTAGCGGCAATATTTAAAATCGGTAACAGTAGAGATATGCCTGAAATCCCTGATCATCTCTCTAGCGATGCAAAGAATTTCATTCAGCAATGCTTACAAAGAGATCCATCGGCCCGCCCCACAGCCCAGGAGTTACTAGATCACGCCTTCATTCGAGATCAACCAGCAACAAAAGCTACAAATGTCAGAATAACTAGGGATGCTTTCCCCTGCAGTTTTGATGGAAGTCGGACACCGCCG CCAGTTTTAGATCATTCCAATAGAACGAGTATAAATTCATTGGATGGAGAATATGGAACAAAGCCAGTTCCTGTTACTTCACGTGCAGTAAGGAGCCCAAG AGATAACACAAGGGTGATCACATCTTTACCAGTATCGCCCTGCTCAAGTCCATTGAGACAGTATGGGCCAGCCCACAAGAGCTGTTTTCTTTCTCCTCCTCATCCAACTTACACTTTGATGGGGCAAAATACCCTCCCTTCATATCCAGTGAGATCAAATGCAACATTCACTCTTGATCCTTTTCATGAAAAATCTTTTTACAAAGCCCACACACCGGGTGGATCCCCTAGAAGATTCATTTGA
- the LOC108332037 gene encoding ABC transporter I family member 10 isoform X3, producing the protein MNFPYLTSFSERVVAPLHATVPTTIIRGNKAESFAIEGRNLRFSFTTRQTQDVPVLRDCSIRIPCGQFWMLLGPNGCGKSTLLKILAGLLTPTSGTVNVNEPKSFVFQNPDHQVVLPTVDADVAFGLGKINLTHDEVRSRVSRALRAVGLTDYMKRSVQTLSGGQKQRVAIAGALAEACKVLLLDELTTFLDETDQLKMFILGIMKVVL; encoded by the exons ATGAATTTCCCATATCTTACTAGCTTCTCCGAACGTGTCGTTGCTCCTCTTCATGCCACAGTTCCCACTACAATTATCAG gggCAATAAGGCGGAGAGTTTTGCAATTGAAGGGCGTAATCTGAGATTCTCATTCACGACGAGGCAAACGCAAGATGTGCCTGTTCTTAGGGATTGTTCGATTCGCATTCCTTGCGGGCAGTTTTGGATGCTTCTTGGACCCAATGGGTGTGGAAAATCTACCCTCTTGAAG ATTTTGGCTGGTCTCTTGACCCCAACTTCAGGAACAGTGAATGTGAATGAACCTAAAAGTTTCGTTTTCCAAAATCCAGATCATCAG GTGGTGCTGCCTACTGTAGATGCTGATGTTGCATTTGGTCTTGGTAAGATCAATTTGACTCACGATGAAGTCAGGTCTAGGGTGTCGAGAGCTTTGCGTGCTGTAGGGCTGACTGACTACATGAAG AGATCTGTCCAAACTCTGAGTGGTGGTCAGAAGCAGAGGGTTGCCATTGCTGGTGCTCTAGCAGAAGCTTGTAAAGTTCTGTTGTTAGATGAGCTCACCACATTCTTAGATGAAACTGACCAG TTGAAGATGTTCATATTAGGTATTATGAAAGTTGTGTTGTAA